The sequence GCGCGCCCGTTGGCGTTTGCCGATCCTATTCCTACAGGTGGTCGAGCAGGTGGCCCATGCGGGCCTTCTTCGTCTCCAGATACTTTGCGTTCTGCCGGCCGGGCACGACCTCCAGGGGCACACGCCCCGCCAGCTCGAGGCCGTAGCTCTCCAGGCCCACGATCTTGCGCGGGTTGTTCGTCATCAGCAGCATGCGACGCACGCCGAGGTCGCGCAGGATCTGCGCCCCCAGCCCGTACTCGCGCAGGTCGGGCGGGAAGCCCAGGCGCGCATTGGCTTCGACCGTGTCCGCGCCCTCGTCCTGCAGCCGGTAGGCCTTCATCTTGTTGATGAGCCCGATACCCCGCCCTTCCTGCCGCATGTAGAGGAAGACGCCGCGGCCGGCGATCTCCATCTGGCGCAGGGCGGCCTCCATCTGCTCGCCGCAGTCGCAACGCAGGCTGTGGAACAGGTCGCCGGTCATGCACTCGCTGTGCACGCGCACCAGCACCGGTTCCTCGGGCTTGATCTCGCCCTTGACGAGCGCGACGTGCGTGGCGCCGTCGATCAGCGTCGAATACGCCACCATGTGGAAGTCGCCGAAGCTGGTGGGCAGCGGCACCTCGGCCTCGCGCCGCACCAGCTTGTCGTGGTGGCGGCGCCAGCGGATCAGGTCGGCGATGGTGATCAGCTTCAGCCCGTGCTCGGCCGCGATCTCGCGCAGCCGGGGCAGGCGGGCCATCTCGCCGTCGTCATCCATGATCTCGCAGAGCAGGCCGGCGGGATACATCCCGGCGGCGCGGCAAAGATCCACCACGGCCTCGGTGTGGCCGGCGCGCTGCAGCACGCCGCCCGGCACGGCTTCCAGGGGGAAGATGTGGCCGGGCCGCGCCAGGTCGTCGGGCCGGGTCGCCGGGTCGATGAATACCTGCACCGTGCGGGCCCGGTCGGCGGCGCTGATGCCGGTCGAGATGCCGTGGGCGGCGTCGACGCTCACGGTGAAGCGCGTGCCGAGGGCTGCCGTGTTGCGCGTGACCATCGGATGCACGTCGAGCTGGCTCAACCGCTCGCCGGTGGCCGCCAGACAGACCAGCCCGCGGCCGTAGCGCGCGATGAAATTGACGACCTGCGGCGTCACCTTCTCGGCGGCGACGATGAAGTCACCCTCGTTCTCGCGCTCCTCGTCATCGACAACGACGATGATCTCGCCGCGCCTGAGCGCTTCCAGTGCGGAGTCGATGGTGTCGATGTCCGCTGCGGCCTTGCCGCTCCGCGAACCCGGGTCGTGCTCGGTGGTCATGGGCGATCCTTCCGCCGCGCGGCGCCGAAGCCCAGCGCGCGCAGGCGTTCGAGTGTGAGCGGCGCCGGCACCTGCGCGGCCCCGGTACGGTCGTACGCCGGCCGACCCGCACCGCGGGCAGCCTTGACCAGCACATCCATCTCGAGGTTTACGCTCGCGCCGACCGCGAGTGTGCCGAGGTTCGTGACCGCCATCGTGTGCGGGATCAGGTTGATCGTGAAGCGATCGAGGAACGGTCCCTCGTCGACGGTCAGGCTGACGCCGTCGACGGCCACCGATCCCTTGGGAGTCAGGTTGGCCGCGAGCGCACCCGGCAACGTCACGGTCACGAGTCGCCCGCCGCCACGGGCCTGCCTGACGGCGGTGACCTTGCCGGTGCCGTCGATGTGGCCCTGGACATAGTGCCCGTCGAGCCCGTCGCCCGCACGCAGCGCCGGCTCCAGATGCAGGCGCCGCCCGGCGCGCCACAGCCCGAGCGTGGTCAGGCGCCTCGTCTCGGCCGCGGCTTCCACACTGAACACGCCGGGCCGCTTGGCGGTCACCGTCAGGCAGATGCCGTCGACGGCCACGCTGTCCCCCACCGACACCACCGCTGCCGTGCCCGGCGCGGCGATCGCCAGCCGCAGCACATCGCCGCTTGGCGACAAGCCCCGCAGCACGCCGATCTCGCGAATGATGCCGGTGAACATCGTGGCCTCCCCTGTCGCGCCCGGGCGACACATGATCCCGTCGCGCCTCCAGCGCGACACCTGGTCCAGTCTTGCCGCAAACGGCAGCCTGTCGTGCACGAGCATCGCGTCGGGGCCCACGGCCTCGCACCGCGTCAGGGTGAACGCCGCCGCACCGGGCGCCGCACCGGCCGGCCAGGCGACGCCGTCGCCGAGGACGACCGGCGCCACGAACTGCCGCCAGCGGTCGACGACCCCCGCCGCAAGCAGCGCGGAGGAGAGGGCCGGCCCGCCCTCGAACAGGAGAGTGCAGAGCCCGCGCGCGTGGAGCGCCGCGAGCGCCGCGTGCAGGTCCAGTCGTCCGCCCTGCTCGCGACAGTAGACGACTTCGCCCCCGGCGGCGGCGACCGCCTCCAGGTTCGGCGAGCGCCGCGCATTCTCGCCGGCCACGACGAGGAACGGCGCCCGCCCGAGGCCCCCGCTCCAACTCAGGTCGGTATCCAGGCACACGGCCACCGGCTCGGCCGCGGGCACGCCTTCGCGGCCGTCGGCCAGCCGGCCGTCGAGTCGCGGGCGGTCGGCGCGCGCCGTGCCCTCGCCGATGACCACGGCATCGGACCAGCGACGCCGCACGTGCACCAGGCAGCGCGCCGCTTCGGACGTCAGGTAGTAGGGCCCCGATTCGCGACGGCGCGCCGACGGCGGCGCGAAGCGGCCGTCGAGCGACACGGCCGACTTCAATTCGACGAACGGGCGCTGGAATCCCTCCGTCACCGCGAACGGCCACACCAGCTCGAGCGCCGCGGCGGCACCGACGCCGATGCTGACCACCAGCCCGCGTTCGCGCAGGAACCGGCAGCCGCCGCCCTTCACCTGCGGATTGGGATCGCGCATGGCCACGACGACGCGCGTCACGCCGGACTCGGCCACCGCGGGCGCGCAGGGCGGCGTGCGCCCGGTGTGGTTGCAGGGTTCGAGCGTGACGTAGAGCGTGGCGCCGCTGGCCAGAGCGCCGGCTTCGGCCAGGGCCAGGGTCTCGGCGTGCGGGGTGCCCGCGCCGTGGTGCGCGCCGCGGCCGACGATGCGGCCGTCGCGGACGACTACGGCGCCGACCGGCGGGTTGGGCCACGGACGCGACGGCGTCGAGGCCGCCAGGCGCAGGGCCTCGGCCATGAAGACCGCATCGGCGTCAGGGCCGTCAGGAACGTACAGGGGTCCGCGCTCCACGGTCATTCCGATCCCGGGGCTCGGCTGGCTGGGAGGCAGGCGCGGGGAAGCGCTGCCGCAGACACGCCCGGGCAAAACGGACGCGCGGCACCGCTTCGAACCGCCAACTTCTCCCATCCAGACTTTAACTGTCGGCCCCGGAGTTTCACCGGATCAGCCCTGGGGGCGCAAGGCTCCCAGGGGTCGCGGGCTTTCACCGCCGGTGGGGAATTACACCCCGCCCCGAAGTTGAGGCTCGCGGCCGGCAAGAAGGCCGGCCGTTGAGAATGTCAGGCCAAAAAGTAGATCCGGAGGGCGCCGGCGTCAAGCCGCGCGGCAGGCGCCGCCCAGCCACCTTGTCAGCGCTCCTTGCGGCCCTTGGCGAAGCGCGGCGCCGGCACGGGCAGCCCGGCCGCCTCCAGGCGGTGCCACGCCCCGGCATAGAACTCCTCGGCCGGAAGGCGCGAATAGCCAAGGCGGATGTCGTAGACCGGTTCGCCCATCACGAAGCGCCAGTGGTTGAGCACCGTCGGCACGGCGGCCCCTGTCTCGTACTGGATGAGCCGGCGGTGCGAACTGCTGAGGCTCAGGATCGGGTCGTTGCGCTTGGCGGCGAAGTGGATCAGGTCGAAGATGCGCTCGTCGCTCACCAGGGGCTTGTCGTCGAGGTCGAGGAAGCGGTCCTGGAGCCGTCCGGCCAACAGCGTGTCGTAGCCGCCCCAGGTCAGGTCCAGCAGGTACTTGTCGTAGGTGTCGATGCCATCCATCAGGAAGGCGCCCAGCAGGGCGTCGTAGCCGTAGCTGGCGGCCACCCAGATGAGCGCCAGGTCGTCGCAGACGCCGTCGCCGAGCCGGCGGCGGAAGTAGACCTGGTCGTGCTCCGGGAAACTGTAGGCGCCGTTCGGGTCGCGGCAGATGATCCCGAAATCGCGCAGCTCGCGCAATTGGTCCTCTTCGAGCACCGTGGCGCCGGGATCCTCCAGGCCGCACAACTCGAACTTCTCGCGGTCGACGATGACGATCTCGCCGCCGCCCACACTGAACGGGTGGCCGCCGAACGTGCGCTTGTGCTGCATCATCGCCGTGCGGCGGTGCTGCCAGTCGTCCATGAACCCGGCGAGGATCATGCCCGTACAGAAGGCGCGCGTGTCCACCTCGTGGCCGGCCAGGAAGTCGATGCCCAGTGGCGGCCCGCCGTCCACATCCAGCGTCAGCCGGGGCCGGTCGGCGTTGGCGAGCAGCCACTGGCCGAACCGGGTGACCAGGGCGCCGCGCCGCTCGCGCACCTGCGTGCCGCGCAGGTTCGGGTCGATGCGCTCGAGCACCGACAGCACGCGCTCGAACGTGGCGTCGGGAAAACGCAGCGAGACGCCGAACTCGTCGGTGAACCAGCCGTGCCCGTTCTGGGCCCGGCCGACCACCGACTGCGGCAGCAGGTCACCCAGCACGCGGGGTCCGGCGGCGAAGCGCTGGCAGAGCAGGAAATCGTAGTCGAGGGCGGTGAGGCGTTCGAAGATCTCGCGGTCGCGGCGCACATCCAGCACGCGCGACGTGGGTCCGCGCTCGCGCCGCCTGTCACCTTCGCGGTCGCGGCTGTCCCAGCGTTCGGGGTTGCGGCCGGCGGCGCGGTCCAGCAGCTCGTCCAGCTTGCGCAGCCGGCCGGCGCCCTTACCTCGCGGTCGGCGCATCTTCATCCCGCAGTGCTTCGGCGGCGCCGTCGCCCGACCAGTCGGCAAACAGGGCCTCGACAAAGACCTGCGGATCGAACGCAGCCAGGTCATCGACCTTCTCGCCCATGCCCACCCACTTCACCGGCAGTCCCAGGGTCTCGGCGATGGCCACGACGATCCCGCCCTTCGCGGTACCGTCCAGCTTGGTGAGGACCAGGCCGTCGACGGGGATGGTCTCGGCGAACACCCGCGCCTGCTGCAGGCCGTTCTGCCCCGTGTTGGCATCGACCACGAGCAGGGTCTCGGGGTCGCGCCCCGTCTTGCGGCGAATGACCCGCGCCACCTTGCCGAGCTCATCCATGAGATTGGTCTTCGTGTGCAGGCGCCCGGCGGTGTCGATAATGACGATGTCCGTCCCGCGCGCCTCGGCGGCGCTCAGGGCATCGTAGGCCACCGCGGCCGGGTCGGCATTCTGGCCCTGGCGGATGCACTCGACGCCCACGCGCCCGGCCCAGACCGTCAACTGCTCGACGGCCGCGGCGCGGAACGTGTCGCCGGCGGCGAGCAGCACCGAATGGCCTTCGGCCTTCAGGCGATGCGCCAGCTTGGCGATGGTCGTGGTCTTGCCCGTCCCGTTGACGCCGACCACGAAGATGACCCGCGGCCCCGCCTTCGCCGGCACGGGCGCCGCCTCGGGAACGTCGACGGCCTTGCCGGTGTTCTTCTTCTTTCCCTTCGGCGCGTCGGCTGCGTCGTCCCAGCTGACCGGGCGCAGGCGCGGCTTGGCGCTCGTCAGGATCTCCAGGACGTCGGCCCGGATGACCTCGAGCACCGAGCCCAGCGTGGCCTCGCCGCCCTCCTCCTTCAGCCGCTTCTCGATGTTGCGCGTGATGGCCACCGACGAGGCCACACCCATGTCCGCACTGATCAGGAGCTCCTCGATGCGGTCGAGCGTGTCCTGGTCCAGGCGCACGCGCGTGCCGAAGATGCTCTGCAGCTTTCCCACGACGCCGTCGCGGGTCTTCTTCAGGCCGCTGCGGAAGCGGTCCAGGACTCCCTTGATCACTCGCTGGCCTCCATCCGGCGCGAGGGGTCGTCGTCGGCGTCGGGTCCGGCCCCGGCGAGCCCGTCGGTGTCTTCACCGGCTCCAGATCATCGACAACGTCCTGGGCCGTGTCGATAGCCACCGCCACATCGGCTGCCGCCAGCGCCGCCTCGGCGGCCGCTTCGGCGGCCTCGGCCGCGGCGATCGTGTCGAGCAGCGCCTGGCCACGCGCGGCCTGCGCCGAGTCGTCAACCTCGCGACGCTTCCGCGCGATGGCGCCACCCAGTTCCTGGTCGCTCTGCGTCATCGCCACGTCGTGGAAGCTGACCGAGACGATCGAGCTGCAGCCGGGCTCCATCATCGTCACGCCGTACAGGTGGTTCGCCGTCTCCATCGACAGCTTGTTGTGCGTGATGATCAGGAACTGCGTGCTGCGGCTGAACTCGCGCAGCATGTTGACGAAACGGCCGATGTTCGCGTCATCGAGCGGCGCGTCGGCCTCGTCGAGCATGCAGAACGGCGACGGCTTGACCAGGTACACCGCGAACAGCAGCGACAACGCGGTCAGGCAGCGCTCGCCGCCCGAGAGCAGCGACACCGTGTCGATGACCTTGCCCGTGGGCTGCGCCGTGATGAGGATGTTGCTCTCCAGCGGGTCATCGGTCTTCTGCAGCTGCAGGTCGCAACGGCCGCCCTTGAACAGCGTCTCGAATACGGCGATGTAGTTGCGCCGCACTTCCTCGAACGTGTGCACGAACCGCTTGCGGGCCGTGCGGTTGATCTCGCTGATGGCCTTGGTCAGGTCGTCGCGGGCCTTCTCGACGTCGTCGCGCTGCTTCTCGAGGAAATCGAGCCGTTCCTTCTTGGTGTCGTATTCCTCGAGCGCGAGGTGGTTGATCGGGCCCAGTTCGGCCAGCTTCTTCCGCCGGTCCTCGAGCAGTTCCTCGGCCTGGGCGATCTGGAAGACGCCTTCGTCGATCTGCAGCTCGGACGGCAGGTGCTCCGGCACCACAGAGGCCACCAGTTCGCGGAACGAACCCTTCCACTGCTCCTCGACGCGCTCCTCGAGGTTGTTGCGGCGCACGTCCAGCGTGGCCAGTTCGGTCTCGAGGCTGTGCGCCTGCTCGCGGAAACCGCCGCGCTGCTTCTCGATCTCCTGCACGCGGCGGTTCCACACCGCGGTCTCCTCGTGCAGGGCGTTGATGCCGTCGGCCGCGGCCCGGACCACCGAACGACGGCGCTCGCGTTCGTCCATGGCGCGCGCAAGGATGTCGCGCTTGGTGACCAGCTCCTCGCTGAGCGACTCGCGCGTCAGCTTGCCGGCCTCGATCTCCTCCGAGAGCCGCTCGCGCCGGGCGAACAGCTCGGCGATGCTCTCGCGCAAGTGCGCCAGCGCCGTCTCGGTCTCGCGCTCACGGCTCTCGCGCCGCTGCTGCCCCATGCGCTGTTCGGACAGGTTGGCGCGCGCTTCGTCGCGCTCCATCTGGGCGTCCTCGACGCGCTTGCGCAGCTCCTCGCGATGCATGGTGCTGTCCTGGCGCGCGCGACCACTCTCGCTCAGCAGGTCGGTCATCTGCTGTTCAGCCGCGGCCAGTTCGGCGATCTCCTGCTCCAGGCGACCGCGCTCCTGTTCCATCTCCGCTGCGCGCTGGCCGGCCGTGTCGCGCCGGTGGGTCAGTTCGGCGATCTGCACCTGCAGGCCATTCAGCTCGTTGTCGCCGGCCGAGAGGCGGCCGCGACCGTTGATCAGGGCCACGCGCACGTCCTCGCGGCGCGCGCGATTGGCCGCCACGCGCTGTTGCGCCACGGCGGTGCGCTCCTCGAGCGCGGCGATCTCGTTCTCGATCTCGTCGAGGCGCTCACGACGTCCCAGCAGCCCGGTGTCCGAGCCCTCGCCGCGACCACCGCGGATGCGGCCGTCGCTGGTCACGAGCAGGCCGTGGCGACTCACGCAGACGATGGGCGTCGCTTCGCGCCAGGAGGAGGCGGCAAGGGCCGCCTCGTCGTCGGTGTCGAAGATGAACGAGCGTGCGAGCAACCCGCGCAGGGCCGGGATCGCGGCGCCCGGGCCGGTGATCGCCTCGCGCGCCGGGCGTCCCCCCGCAGGTGTATCGCCGACCGCCGCTCCGCCGCCCTCGAAACCGCCCTGGCAGATCAGGCTGGCCTGGCCCAGTTCGTCGCGTCGCAGCTCACCGACCAGGTCGGCAGCCGTCTCCCAGCCGTCGACCACGACGGCATCCAGCACTTCGCCCAGCAACGCCGCCAGCGCCGGCAGGTCGGCCGGCGCGGCCGACAGCTGGTCGGCCAGGCCACCGACCAGGCGCGGTTCGCCCGCGTGGCGGCGCAGGATCTCGCGCGGCCCCTTGCCGTAGCCTTCGTACTCCTCGTGCAGGCGGCGCAGCAGTTCGTGCGTGCTTCGCGCGGCCTCGCGCCGTCCCGACAGCGCTGCCGCTTCTTCCTGCAGCGCGGAAGCCGAGACTTCGAGATCGGTCTCCTCGCGTTCGTAGCCCGCGAGCTCGGCGAGGATCTCCTGTCGGCGCTGCCGCGCCGGGTCCACCTTCGCACCGACCTCCGCCAGCTGCGCCTCGGCAACACGTCCGTGCTCCAGTACGCCTTCGCGGTCCTGCGCGAGGATTGCTGAACGCTCGCGGCGGTTCTCCTGCTTCACCTGCAGTTCGCGCAGGCGGCTCCGCTGCGTCGCGTCGTTCTCGATCACCTCGAGATTGCGTGTCGTCGCGTCGTCCAGCGCCGCGCGGTCGCGCGCCAGGCGGTCCTCGAGGATCTGCAGTTCCTCCTCGCGCTCGGCCAGCAGGCGCGCGGCGCCCTCCAACTCGTCGCGAACCTGCGCGAGGCTCTCGTCGAGGCGGCCGATCTGGCCGTTCAGGTCGCCATGGCGCGCCTCGGCTTCGGCAATGCCGTTCTCGGCGCTCTCGATGCGACGCCGCTGCTCGTCGATGCGATGCTCGAGCACGAGCACCTGGCGCTCGGTCTCCTGGAGGTCCTCCTCGAACGCGTGCAGGGCTTCTTCCAGCTGGCGACGCTCGGCCTCGCGCTCGTCGATGGTCGGGCGCGCGGTCTCGATGCAGGCCTGCAGCTCTGCCAGCTCACCCACGCCAGCCTCGGCAAGGGTGCGAAATTCCTGCAGGCGGTCACGGGCCTCGGTCTCGCGTGCATCCAGTTCGTGGTGCCGACGACCGGCGACCATCAGGTCCAGCGAACGGATCTCGCCGTACAGACGCTGGTGCCGACGCGCCTTGCCCACCTGGCGCTGCAGCGAGCGCACTTCCTTGCCGATCTCGTCGATGATGTCGTAGAGCCGCACCAGGTCGCTCTGCGTGCGGTCCAGCTTGCGCTGCGTCTCCTTGCGGCGGGCCTTGTACTTGGTGATGCCCGAGCCTTCTTCGAGCAGGTGCCGCAGGTCGTCGTTGTTCTCGTTGAGGATCGACTTGATCATCGACTCCTCGATGATCGAGTACGATGTGTTGTTCACGCCGCTGTCGAAGAAGAGATCGCGAAGATCCTTCAACCTGCAGGCCGCGCCATTCAGGAAGTAGTCGCTGCCGCCGTCGCGGGTGACCCGGCGCTTGATCGCCACTTCCGAGAAGTCGATCGGCAGCCCACGGTCCTCGTTCTCGAAAGTGAGCGTCACCTCGGCCATGCCCACGGGCCGACGCTTGGTCGTGCCCTTGAAGATGACGTCGTCCATCTTGCCGCCGCGCAGCTGCTTCGCCGACTGCTCGCCGAGCACCCAGCGCACCGCGTCAACCACGTTGGACTTGCCGCAGCCGTTGGGACCGAGGATGGCCGTGATGCCATGGTCGAATTCCAGCCTGGTACGGTCGACGAAGGACTTGAATCCCTGCAGTTCGATGGATTTCAGACGCACAGGAACACCTTTCCGCGCCTCGCGCGGTGTTCGGATGCCGAAGGCACGGGCCGCGGCGCGGCCGGACGCGGGGTCCGGGCGGTCACGGCGTTGAATCCTGGATGCGGGCCGGCTCGGCCCACGTGGCCTGGAGGCGGTCCAGCAGCGCGGGCAGGGCTGCGTTCGCCGCCGAACGCGTCGGGAAGCTGCCCACATAGACGCGCCACCAGCGGCCGCCTTTTTCCCTGATCTCGACAATGCGGACCGCAGTGCGCAGTCCGCTTCGTTCAAGCTCCGCCACCTGCGCGGCGGCGCTGGCGCTGTCGGCCAGCGAGTACACGTG comes from bacterium and encodes:
- a CDS encoding bifunctional 3,4-dihydroxy-2-butanone-4-phosphate synthase/GTP cyclohydrolase II, coding for MTTEHDPGSRSGKAAADIDTIDSALEALRRGEIIVVVDDEERENEGDFIVAAEKVTPQVVNFIARYGRGLVCLAATGERLSQLDVHPMVTRNTAALGTRFTVSVDAAHGISTGISAADRARTVQVFIDPATRPDDLARPGHIFPLEAVPGGVLQRAGHTEAVVDLCRAAGMYPAGLLCEIMDDDGEMARLPRLREIAAEHGLKLITIADLIRWRRHHDKLVRREAEVPLPTSFGDFHMVAYSTLIDGATHVALVKGEIKPEEPVLVRVHSECMTGDLFHSLRCDCGEQMEAALRQMEIAGRGVFLYMRQEGRGIGLINKMKAYRLQDEGADTVEANARLGFPPDLREYGLGAQILRDLGVRRMLLMTNNPRKIVGLESYGLELAGRVPLEVVPGRQNAKYLETKKARMGHLLDHL
- the ribD gene encoding bifunctional diaminohydroxyphosphoribosylaminopyrimidine deaminase/5-amino-6-(5-phosphoribosylamino)uracil reductase RibD, which gives rise to MERGPLYVPDGPDADAVFMAEALRLAASTPSRPWPNPPVGAVVVRDGRIVGRGAHHGAGTPHAETLALAEAGALASGATLYVTLEPCNHTGRTPPCAPAVAESGVTRVVVAMRDPNPQVKGGGCRFLRERGLVVSIGVGAAAALELVWPFAVTEGFQRPFVELKSAVSLDGRFAPPSARRRESGPYYLTSEAARCLVHVRRRWSDAVVIGEGTARADRPRLDGRLADGREGVPAAEPVAVCLDTDLSWSGGLGRAPFLVVAGENARRSPNLEAVAAAGGEVVYCREQGGRLDLHAALAALHARGLCTLLFEGGPALSSALLAAGVVDRWRQFVAPVVLGDGVAWPAGAAPGAAAFTLTRCEAVGPDAMLVHDRLPFAARLDQVSRWRRDGIMCRPGATGEATMFTGIIREIGVLRGLSPSGDVLRLAIAAPGTAAVVSVGDSVAVDGICLTVTAKRPGVFSVEAAAETRRLTTLGLWRAGRRLHLEPALRAGDGLDGHYVQGHIDGTGKVTAVRQARGGGRLVTVTLPGALAANLTPKGSVAVDGVSLTVDEGPFLDRFTINLIPHTMAVTNLGTLAVGASVNLEMDVLVKAARGAGRPAYDRTGAAQVPAPLTLERLRALGFGAARRKDRP
- the ftsY gene encoding signal recognition particle-docking protein FtsY; its protein translation is MKGVLDRFRSGLKKTRDGVVGKLQSIFGTRVRLDQDTLDRIEELLISADMGVASSVAITRNIEKRLKEEGGEATLGSVLEVIRADVLEILTSAKPRLRPVSWDDAADAPKGKKKNTGKAVDVPEAAPVPAKAGPRVIFVVGVNGTGKTTTIAKLAHRLKAEGHSVLLAAGDTFRAAAVEQLTVWAGRVGVECIRQGQNADPAAVAYDALSAAEARGTDIVIIDTAGRLHTKTNLMDELGKVARVIRRKTGRDPETLLVVDANTGQNGLQQARVFAETIPVDGLVLTKLDGTAKGGIVVAIAETLGLPVKWVGMGEKVDDLAAFDPQVFVEALFADWSGDGAAEALRDEDAPTAR